One genomic window of Erinaceus europaeus chromosome 19, mEriEur2.1, whole genome shotgun sequence includes the following:
- the TIGD4 gene encoding tigger transposable element-derived protein 4 has product MAESSMDASALPVTVKKKKSLSIEEKIDIINAVESGKKKAEIAAEYGIKKNSLSSIMKNKDKVLEAFESLRFDPKRKRLRTAFYTDLEEALMRWYRIAQCLNVPVNGPMLRLKANDFAQKLGHNDFKCSNGWLDRFKSRYGLVFRAQPAEATGVPVDPSTVWHQNVLPYYLNDYHPQNVFNIKETGLLYRMLPTNTFAFKGETCSIGKLCKDRITLVVGTNMDGSEKLPLLVIGKNRNPHCFKGIKSLPVCYEANRRAWMTSEVFEQWMHQLDEKFQAQQRRVVIFVDSFPAHPEVKNLKSIELAFFPSCLPSKFIAMKQGVIKSLKIKYRHCLIRKFLSSVEGSREFTFSLLDAVDTLHLCWRAISPETIVKSYEEAGFKSQKRESEETKEETDTGLDLVAHAHAAGVEFPEGLSIEEYAALDEDLETCEGEPGDDSVWTKESKSDDTGFYASDEEEDEGSLGTELPSPSKTEAIAALDTLKSFLRSQDMNTGLHNSLADLEIFINSLSK; this is encoded by the coding sequence ATGGCAGAAAGCTCCATGGATGCCTCAGCTCTGCCTGTcacagtgaagaaaaagaaaagcctgtCCATTGAGGAGAAAATTGACATTATCAATGCGGTAGAAAGTGGCAAGAAAAAAGCAGAGATTGCAGCTGAATATGGAATAAAGAAGAATTCACTGTCTTCTATCATGAAGAATAAAGATAAAGTCCTAGAAGCCTTTGAGTCTCTGAGATTTGACCCAAAGAGGAAGAGACTGAGGACTGCTTTCTACACTGACCTGGAAGAGGCGCTCATGAGGTGGTATCGAATTGCTCAGTGTCTGAATGTGCCAGTGAATGGGCCGATGTTGCGTCTGAAAGCTAACGATTTTGCCCAGAAACTGGGACACAATGACTTTAAGTGCAGTAATGGGTGGCTGGATCGATTTAAATCCAGGTATGGTTTGGTCTTCAGAGCTCAGCCTGCAGAAGCTACAGGTGTGCCAGTAGACCCTTCAACTGTCTGGCACCAAAATGTCCTTCCTTACTATTTAAATGATTACCACCCTCAAAATGTCTTTAACATAAAAGAGACCGGGCTGCTCTATAGAATGTTACCCACGAATACGTTTGCATTTAAAGGGGAGACTTGCTCAATTGGGAAGTTATGTAAAGACAGAAtcactctggtggttggaacaaaCATGGATGGCTCAGAGAAACTTCCTTTGCTCGTCATTGGAAAAAACAGAAACCCACATTGTTTTAAGGGCATCAAGTCCCTGCCTGTGTGCTATGAAGCTAACAGGAGGGCGTGGATGACCTCAGAGGTTTTTGAACAATGGATGCACCAGCTCGATGAGAAATTCCAAGCCCAGCAACGCAGAGTGGTGATTTTTGTTGACTCTTTCCCTGCACACCCAGAAGTAAAGAACCTGAAGTCAATTGAGTTAGCGTTCTTCCCTTCGTGCTTACCTTCCAAGTTCATAGCCATGAAACAAGGTGTGATCAAAAGTCTTAAAATCAAATATCGGCACTGCCTCATCAGGAAGTTTTTAAGCTCCGTGGAAGGCAGCAGGGAATTTACATTTTCTCTGTTAGATGCAGTGGATACCCTGCATCTCTGCTGGAGGGCTATCAGCCCAGAGACTATCGTCAAGAGTTATGAAGAGGCAGGGTTCAAATCTCAGAAGCGAGAAAGCGAGGAGACAAAGGAGGAGACGGACACTGGCCTCGACCTGGTTGCCCACGCACATGCTGCGGGAGTGGAGTTTCCAGAAGGTCTATCCATAGAGGAGTACGCAGCCCTGGATGAGGACTTGGAGACGTGCGAAGGGGAGCCAGGTGATGATTCCGTGTGGACCAAAGAGAGCAAATCAGACGACACTGGATTTTATGCAtcagatgaggaggaggatgaagggtCCCTGGGAACTGAACTCCCTTCACCATCAAAAACGGAGGCAATCGCTGCTTTAGATACTCTTAAAAGTTTTCTCAGAAGTCAAGATATGAATACTGGGCTTCATAACTCTCTAGCAGACCTGGAGATTTTCATTAACTCTTTATCAAAATAA